The Pseudorca crassidens isolate mPseCra1 chromosome 16, mPseCra1.hap1, whole genome shotgun sequence genome includes the window ATGtgtctgtttatttttcctgaagCCAGTGAAAGACCATCTTGATGCCGCCACTCTTCAAAATTTAGAAACCACAGAAGACATTTTGAGTTacattattactttattttcctttttttaaatgtagcatTAAAGTCATCCAACATACAGATATTCCTACGGCTCCTTACACATTTTATTCTATCTAAAGTTAAGTATTTTAGCTATGAGATGACAAAAATCATCCCACTAAAATGGCAACACTTCTGAAAAATGGGTTTCATATTTACTGATGAGAAATCGACTCCCCATCTACCCCTGCAAAAACTCCTTCAGTCCAGAGCTGTAGAAAGACAGTTCACATCCATGACTAACATGTGGGACCCATACAGAGAGGGCTCCAAAACAGCAAGCTATGGGGTTAAACTTCTGTAACAAGCAACTTCTTTATTTGTACAGAATATGAATACACAGGAAAAGCATCATTCTCCTTTTAGGCCTTTTATTAGTGTGTTTCGCCTCCACCCAAGTTACTGCCTACCAAGCAGCTATGAAGAGTAAAAACCAACTGGTTTTAAGGCCCTGAAATGCATGCAACTTAAAATTCTCTAAAGCACACAATCAGTTCCCGGTCTCCGGGGCTGATTTTTTATTTCGTGGAGACTATGGTGCTGCTGGGTTTGCAGCTGTGTCTGTCGTGCTGCTGGGGTTTGGAGCTGCTGCTGCTTTGGCTTCTGGCTGCTGGGTTTCAGTACTGGGATCTTCTCCATTTCCAGCACTTTTCTTGCTCTTGTCTGCTGTCACGGCACCCATCTCCATGATTTCCTGAAGTGGCTGATCGGTGTCAAGGGAGCTGGGCTGGAGTTCATAAACCTGGACTTGACCTGGGACATCTATTGCTTTCTGTTCAAGTTTTTCCAGGATGGTCTGAACCTTCCTGACGCCATCTCTCCTGGCCTGGCGGACATCAGCGCGTCCTTCTGGGTCTACCGAATCCAGGGCCAGTAGCTCTTTGGTCAAATACTCTTCTATCATCAGGTACTTTTTGTCTGTCTTCTTGCCTTCAAAGTTGTCCACAGCCTGCTCCAGCCCTTGCACCTTCTCCAAGATGGCTTCTACTTTCAGCACACCTGGATGTTTTGGGGGTACCTCAGCTTCTCCTGGTTTTGGGGGTGTGGCTTctgcaggggcagggctgggggctgctctCTCTTCTGCAGCCACGTTCTTGGGGGGAGAGGGGACGGCAGAAGGGGCCGGGCTGGGAGGACAAGGCACCGGAGCAGAGGGAACCTTTACTTCCACTTTCtcagagggaggcaggggctTCTGCGAAACAGGTTGAGAATCCACCTCTTTGCGGATCACTTGAATCGGGATGTGTCCAGGAGTGAGATCTGGTCCAGCTGGGCCTGGCTTGCTTTCTGGTTTGTTTTCAGGTTGGGGAATAGGTGAAGGTTCTCGATGGGTCATGGGTTGCTGAGAAGAGGCAAGGACACAGAGATAGTTTTAATACCTGGCTGAGAGTCACAGGCAGTCGTTTGTAGCTAGTACtgactagaagaaaacagaaatgactttttttttttttttgcggtacgcgggcctctcactgctgtggactctcccgttgcagagcacaggctccagatgcgcaggcccagcggccgtggctcacgggcccagccgttctgcggcatgcgggatcttcccggactggggcacgaacccatgtcccctgcagcggcaggcgaactctctaccactgcaccaccagggaagcccagaaatgacttttttaaagtttaatagtATAAGAGGGATTTTCAAAGTCAGCCAAACctgttac containing:
- the BAG3 gene encoding BAG family molecular chaperone regulator 3 isoform X2 encodes the protein MLLSPSDLGLKIWEAETASSANGPSREGSRPLPTREGHAVYPRLRPGYIPIPVLHDGAQSRQPHPVFAYPQPGTQRFQTEVAPAAPQRPQSPLRGVAEATQPDKQCGQAVAAAAAQPPASHGPERSQSPAASDCSSSSSSASLPSSSGRSSLGSHQLPRGYISIPVIHEQNVTRPAAQPSFHQAQKTHYPAQQGEYQTHQPVYHKIQGDDWEPRTVWAASPFRSPVRGASSREGSPARSSTPVHTPPSVRVQTVVDRPQQPMTHREPSPIPQPENKPESKPGPAGPDLTPGHIPIQVIRKEVDSQPVSQKPLPPSEKVEVKVPSAPVPCPPSPAPSAVPSPPKNVAAEERAAPSPAPAEATPPKPGEAEVPPKHPGVLKVEAILEKVQGLEQAVDNFEGKKTDKKYLMIEEYLTKELLALDSVDPEGRADVRQARRDGVRKVQTILEKLEQKAIDVPGQVQVYELQPSSLDTDQPLQEIMEMGAVTADKSKKSAGNGEDPSTETQQPEAKAAAAPNPSSTTDTAANPAAP